AACAGGGTCTCGGTCATGCACGGGTCCATTCGGCGCGGAGGCGCGCGTGGTTCTGGCGGAGCCAAAAGAGGCAAAGGGCGCAGGTGGCGTTCTGGATCGCATTGCGGTCCAGCATGGCGAAGGCTTCGGACGCCGGCATGATGAGCAGGCGGATATCCTCGCCCTCATGCAGCAGGCCATGGGTGCCGGCGGCTTCCGGCTCCGGCAGCCGGGCGCGGCCGCAATAGAGCTGCATGAGCTCGTCGCAGCCGCCCTGGAGGAGCATGTAGCGGCCGATATGCTCGACCAGGTCGGGCTCGACGCCGGCCTCCTCCAGGGATTCGCGGCGGGCGGCGGCTTCGGGCGCCTCGCCCGGCTCCAAGAGCCCGGCCACGCATTCGGTATGGATGGGCGGGAGGCCCGCCGCATGGACCGGCAGGCGGAACTGCTCGATCAGCGCCACGCGGTCCGACCAGGGGTCGAAGGGCAGCATCGCGACACCGCCCGCGCGGCGCCACAGCTCCCAGGTCAGCTCGGCGGAGCGCGAGCCGTCGAAGCGCTCATAGGTGAAGCGCACGCGCTGCAAGGGGAAGCGGCCGGACCAGACCACCTCATCGGCGCGGATTTCGAGCCCGGGATAGGCGGCGATGCGCGGGGCCTTGGCGGGCCGGTCCTCGGGGTCACTGGCGCTCATGTCGCGGCGACCGTAACTTGGCGGCTCACGCCCGTCCATGAGCCCCAGCTTGCAAATCATGCCCTCGGTCGCGACCCGCGCCAGTCGCCGTCGCGCCATCCTGTTCATCCTCATGGCCGCCCTTCTCTTTGCCCTCGCCGCCTGCTGCGTGAAGGCGCTGGAGGGCGGCGTGCCGCTGGCGCAGGTGGTGCTCTTCCGCAGCGTCTTCGCGCTGCCCGTGCTGCTGCCGCTGCTCAGCCAGGCGGGCGGCTGGGCCGCCATCCGCACCGCCCACCCCATGGGCCATGCCTGGCGCACCCTGTTCGGCCTGATCGGCATGGCCGGCGCCTTCTACGGCTATGCCACCATGCCGCTCGCCACCGTCACTGCGCTCGGTTTCACCATGCCGCTCTTCCTGACCCTGCTGGCGGTGCCGCTGCTGGGCGAGCGGGTGGGCTGGCGCCGGGGCAGCGCCGTGATCGTGGGCTTCCTCGGCGTGCTCATCATGGTCCGCCCGACGGATGCGCAGGCCGCGCAGCTCATGCCGAGCCTGGTGGTGCTGGTGGCCGCGCTCGCCTGGGCCATGGCGATGATCACCATCCGCCGCATGGGCGAGGCGGGGGAGAGCGGGGTCACCATCGTGCTCTGGTTCGCCATCGGCTCCTCGGCCGTCGCCTTCCTGGCGAGCCTGCCGGTCTGGGTCTGGCCCAGCGCCTGGCAATGGCTTCTGTTGCTGGGCATCGGTGTCATCTCGGCCATGGCGCAGCTGCTGATGACGGATGCCTATCGCTCGGGCGAGCCCACGCTGGTGGCACCCTTCGAGTATTCCGGCATCATCTGGACCACCCTGCTCGGTGCCATCATCTGGGCCGAGGCGCCGGATGGGTGGGATGGCCTCGGCATCGCCGTGCTGGTTGCCTCCGGCCTCTACATCTGGTGGCGCGAGGTCCAGCTTGGGCTGAAGCGGTGAGGGGCCGCCGCTTGCGGCCGGGCTGCGGCTGGGCCAAGTGGGGCTGATGTCCGCTGGTCTCCCCGCCTGGCTCCTGCGCCAACGCTGGCCCATCGCGCTGGCGCTGCTGCCGGTGCTGGTGGTGGCGATCCGCTGGGCGTCCTTCCTGCCTTCGGTCATCGACTGGGATGAGAGCCTCTACCTGCTCCAGGCGCGGGAATGGTTGCGCGGCAACTGGCCCTTCTCCGGCGTGTGGGACATGCACCCGCTGGGCGCGCCCGCCATCATCGCGCTCTTCTTCCTGATCTTCGGCGAGAGCCT
This region of Sediminicoccus rosea genomic DNA includes:
- a CDS encoding NUDIX domain-containing protein — translated: MSASDPEDRPAKAPRIAAYPGLEIRADEVVWSGRFPLQRVRFTYERFDGSRSAELTWELWRRAGGVAMLPFDPWSDRVALIEQFRLPVHAAGLPPIHTECVAGLLEPGEAPEAAARRESLEEAGVEPDLVEHIGRYMLLQGGCDELMQLYCGRARLPEPEAAGTHGLLHEGEDIRLLIMPASEAFAMLDRNAIQNATCALCLFWLRQNHARLRAEWTRA
- a CDS encoding DMT family transporter, translating into MPSVATRASRRRAILFILMAALLFALAACCVKALEGGVPLAQVVLFRSVFALPVLLPLLSQAGGWAAIRTAHPMGHAWRTLFGLIGMAGAFYGYATMPLATVTALGFTMPLFLTLLAVPLLGERVGWRRGSAVIVGFLGVLIMVRPTDAQAAQLMPSLVVLVAALAWAMAMITIRRMGEAGESGVTIVLWFAIGSSAVAFLASLPVWVWPSAWQWLLLLGIGVISAMAQLLMTDAYRSGEPTLVAPFEYSGIIWTTLLGAIIWAEAPDGWDGLGIAVLVASGLYIWWREVQLGLKR